Proteins from a genomic interval of Chanodichthys erythropterus isolate Z2021 chromosome 8, ASM2448905v1, whole genome shotgun sequence:
- the LOC137025172 gene encoding uncharacterized protein, with protein MENEATDLLDVPLDDSQKDVGTQWEDRSLGDHSYSSSHPLMPLITTADQGSQCDKLLHKSLLRTDALSLLHTGLSRAAYYSVAEHFIPLYKGNFQLDPTDQLLLTLMKLKLNLLQDDLAKRFSVSQGVVSQVLSCWIDLMEENMRQYIPWLPKETISAKMPQCFKEYHPGTTCIIDCSETPLQRARSLDSRAESFSHYYAQNTIKYLVAIAPCGLIMFISPVYGGRSSDKFITCDSGFLEYLRSGDEVMADRGFTIRDVLSERKVKLTIPAFTKRGAQLSEEDTTSTRRIANVRIHLEWIICILKHFRIISQIVPINLASKLDKILRICAALCNLQGDIIYEDAE; from the exons ATGGAGAATGAGGCCACTGATCTGCTGGATGTGCCACTGGATGACTCCCAAAAAGATGTTGGGACCCAGTGGGAGGACCGCTCACTTGGTGACCATAGCTACAGTTCAAGTCACCCCTTGATGCCTTTGATCACCACTGCTGACCAGGGATCACAATGTGACAAACTTCTCCATAAGTCTCTGCTTAGGACTGATGCTCTCTCTTTGCTCCATACTGGCTTGTCACGTGCTGCCTATTATTCAGTGGCTGAACACTTCATACCTCTCTACAAAGGTAACTTCCAACTCGACCCAACAGACCAGCTCCTGCTGACTTTGATGAAGCTGAAGCTTAATCTTCTCCAGGATGACTTGGCTAAAAGat tTAGTGTGTCCCAAGGTGTTGTTAGCCAAGTGTTGAGCTGCTGGATTGACCTCATGGAAGAAAATATGAGGCAATACATTCCTTGGCTTCCAAAGGAAACTATCAGTGCAAAAATGCCCCAGTGTTTTAAAGAATACCACCCTGGCACAACGTGCATCATAGACTGCTCTGAGACCCCCCTACAAAGGGCCAGGAGTCTTGATTCTCGTGCAGAGTCTTTTAGTCATTACTATGCCCAGAACACAATAAAATACCTAGTGGCAATTGCACCCTGTGGCCTAATAATGTTCATCTCCCCAGTTTATGGAGGAAGAAGTAGTGACAAATTCATTACATGTGACTCTGGGTTCCTGGAGTACCTGAGATCAGGAGATGAGGTCATGGCTGACCGAGGCTTTACCATCCGTGATGTGCTGTCTGAAAGGAAGGTGAAGCTCACAATACCTGCCTTTACGAAAAGGGGGGCTCAGCTTTCTGAGGAAGACACAACCAGCACAAGGAGGATCGCTAATGTCAGAATTCACTTGGAATGgattatatgcattttaaagcACTTCAGAATTATTTCACAAATTGTGCCAATCAACCTTGCATCAAAATTAGATAAAATTCTGAGAATTTGTGCAGCTCTGTGTAACCTGCAAGGTGACATTATCTATGAAGATGCTGAGTGA